A region of the Euwallacea similis isolate ESF13 chromosome 10, ESF131.1, whole genome shotgun sequence genome:
TTGAGTCTAGCTCGGGAGCGGTCAATAGAAAACAAGGAGAGAGATGTTACGGGTGAGTAGGCAGGCTATATTGCAGCAGGAAAAGATTAACACCAGTGTAGCAATGAGACTTGCTTTGGAGAAATGCAGAGAGCAAGCTGAGACTGACCGTTCCCAGCTTATTTCCCTGGTGAAGGCGTTGGAGCAGAAACTTGCGGAGCAGAGCCGGAATTGTCAGGAAGAGCGATGGGCATTGCAGCAGGCGGCCGCTACCATTGCAGCTAGAACTGCAGCTTTTGAAAGGGAAACTGAGTTCAGCAGATCCTCCATTGAAAGGGAGAGAGAGCAGCTGAAAGTAACTATTCAAAACTCTTCAAGCTCTTACACAGCTCTGTATCAGGAATTCCATTACAGACCCTTAAAGAGTCTCTTTTGGCGgaacaggaaaaaataatgctGCAGTTAACTGAAGAAAAACTACAGCTGTCAGCGGAAAAATCACGGCTTCAGGTAAGCGCTAAGCTGGTAAACAACTATGAGgtagagaaaattaaaactgagGCTGAAACTGCGGTGCAAGTGGCTAGGGAGCTGACCGAAAAGCTGAATTTGGAACGCAGCTTCGTGCAGAagcagaaaattgatttagaGACCTTTAGGTTGAAAAATTCTTCAGCGCGCTAGATGTgaataaaacgaatttttttagaaataaattaatggaaaaagaGCGAGACCTCATAGAAAGAGAGGAGACTTTGGAGGACTCCAGACGGGTTTTGCAGCACAAGAGCAACGAGGATAAAAGGTTAACCCAGGAGGCCAAATACCTAGAAAACAGATACAAGGAGAAGTTACAGGAATTACAGGCACAAGCTATGTCATTGGCGAATCGGGAGAAAAAAATGGCTGAGGAGAAAATACTCCTTTCCAAGGAGAGGCTGGTCCTCTATACGTCGGGGAAATTACATAGTAATTGCGGGCTATGCACAGCAGAGAACGAGAAGTTAACGGTTAAAAACGAAGGGTTCTCCAAGAATTCCTACTCGGTAAGTGagaaaaatgaagtaaaattgGAGATTACAGTTTGTTTTAGAGCCTATATCCGCATGTGACAGAGATTCCCGTTTTTCTTGATGATGATGAACTTAATAGTGAGGTCAGCAAGCAGTAGTACCAGGAACAGATGAAGAACATCTTGTGTGTGTGAATTAAgcaagaaaaatcaataaacagaCTTGGGTGGAattcttacaaattttgcttttatccTTAAAACTGAGGGTGACCTAAGAACCGTTTGAAAATGTTCTACAAGATCATATTAGAGCGGGAAAGTGGACAATTTGTCGCGTTTTTTGCCCATCAGCCCTCTAGCCCAAGAAAAACCAGCGATCAGGAAAGTCCGCCGTCCAACTTGTCCCGCCTCGTAAGGTCGGTACTGCACACGTATCCGCGTATAAGTGACGTGTTCGATGAGTAAATGAGACCCCACTTTGGTATAAAAATTAGCATCGATAGTTTCGCGGTATGGGGTAATTCATAAgaaagtgcaaactttttgaaaacactctgtattttttaaacaaaaaaaacagcCCACCGCAGAATGCGCCTCGTGGTACAACCAAAGCGATCAAATGTCGTGAGCTGCagcacattttattttttaaaggttcTGAACAAATCGGGGGTAGATCCGGGAGAAGTCTTCGGGGGGGCATTGCGGTCAAAGGAACCTTTGAGGACCATGATGGAATGTAAAGGAGTAGGGGGTAACAGACATGTGCATCTTATGTGAGGTAGGGCCGGAAAGCTAGTGATATAATGGTGAATCATTATTAAATAGATAATATATTTCAACTACAACACTTGCAGAAAGAACTCCTTACAAATAGCCTATAATTACAAATATCATTATTAACGATAGGTGCGACACCTAAGCGGTTTcataaaattaggaaaaaattctAACGAGATGGCTCCATTTAGGAGGGTTACTGTGTAAGTTCCGCGATTATCAATAATTCCTTTGAAAACATTACCGGCATGGACTCCGCATTAAAAGCAGGGATTAAATGCCACAAGGGTTGAATAATGCATTAGCATAGACACTGGAAAGTGCCACAATTAGTCTTATTTTCCActtaataatacattaaaacaTTAAGTTAAACCTCAAAACGGATGGTGAATAGCTGAATGCATTGGCGACATTGTCTTCATCGAGATAATTGAggaatgttttcttttttattggttaaagaagaaaaatggaacAACAAATTCAATTCCACTGTCCAAAACTGAAGGTAACTTAAACAAGTAAAAACAACGAAAaacaaagaaacaaaattctGATTCTCACCGGTTAGCTTAAAGGACACATTTAATCCCTGGAACTCCCAATAATAGCCAAAATGTAcatgaaaatattgatgatATCCAAGTAGAGATTCAAAGCAGCGAATACGTATTCCTCCGGAGAAATGCTGTATTTGTGCTTCCCGCCCATCATCAGCTGAGTGTCGTAGATCaagtaaatcgaaaaaatcaaAGCTCCTAGCGAGGCATAAACCAACTGGACGATCTTGTTCTGCACGAAAATGGCGACGATCCCGAACACCAAAAGAATAATTACGGCCACTAGCAGAATTCCCCCCATCATGGTGAAATCATACTTGGTCTGGAAGGCAAACAAGGTCAAAGCCAGGCAAACGGCTGCGGTTATGCCCACGGCCATTAGCACTGCGTCTTGCCGGTAGTGGCTGGAGCTGACTCCCAGCAAAAATCCTTCGGCGATGGTGAAGATAAACAGCATTATGTAGTTGATGGGAGCCTTCCTGCGCACCTCCCCGCAGCAGGCCAAGGTGATCATGGCCACGATCATCACCACTAAGGCCACGATGAACAAGCTTGGAGTTTTCTGCACGAAGTCTTTGGTTTTGGGCTCGTAGCACATCAAGGCTATGAAGCCCATGGTGATGACCAGCTGCACCATCAGAATCGAGTACACTTTGCGGATGAATCCCTTCCGGATGCTTTGCTCAGTGAAGTCGAAGCCTTTGACCTCAGGGTCTTCAGGGTTGTAGCCTCCATAGCCTTCAAATTGGATCGGTTAACGTGTGGAGGTTAGTTAGAAGTGTTCAGTGCGAATATATCAAAGTCTTAATAACTTTGGCCATGGGAGAGTCTACATCGGAGCGCTGCGATCAAGGCAGCGGATTAGGCTCCATGGAGGTTATTCCCTTGGTGAAGTTAACAGAACTTTGATATCTAAGCTCTTACAGTAATTCTACAAGCGTCCGGAATGCgcaatgaaatattttcttcaatgcaCATTCCAGAATTATTTCATAGATGATAGCAGATGATGAATTTTAGCATTAAACCCCTTAATTAGTTATAATTGGAGGGAGCATGTTTCAGGCTCAGAAAGTACCTGCTCAAAATTGTGAAGAGTCGTTCTATACTCGACCAAGCAGAGGGTGTAAAAGTCGTAGAAAAGCAATGCAGtaataagtaaaata
Encoded here:
- the Lfg gene encoding protein lifeguard 1 isoform X1, with the protein product MSYAYNQQGPYGQQQGYGPSPGAYPPPPGGYPQGGYPQGDYPQPGGYPSAPQPGFQPPPYAADPYAGANQGEAHPFNSNTDAPGYGGYNPEDPEVKGFDFTEQSIRKGFIRKVYSILMVQLVITMGFIALMCYEPKTKDFVQKTPSLFIVALVVMIVAMITLACCGEVRRKAPINYIMLFIFTIAEGFLLGVSSSHYRQDAVLMAVGITAAVCLALTLFAFQTKYDFTMMGGILLVAVIILLVFGIVAIFVQNKIVQLVYASLGALIFSIYLIYDTQLMMGGKHKYSISPEEYVFAALNLYLDIINIFMYILAIIGSSRD
- the Lfg gene encoding protein lifeguard 1 isoform X3, whose protein sequence is MSYAYNQQGYGGYNPEDPEVKGFDFTEQSIRKGFIRKVYSILMVQLVITMGFIALMCYEPKTKDFVQKTPSLFIVALVVMIVAMITLACCGEVRRKAPINYIMLFIFTIAEGFLLGVSSSHYRQDAVLMAVGITAAVCLALTLFAFQTKYDFTMMGGILLVAVIILLVFGIVAIFVQNKIVQLVYASLGALIFSIYLIYDTQLMMGGKHKYSISPEEYVFAALNLYLDIINIFMYILAIIGSSRD
- the Lfg gene encoding protein lifeguard 1 isoform X2, whose amino-acid sequence is MSYAYNQQGPYGQQQGYGPSPGAYPPPPGGYPQGGYPQGDYPQPGGYPSAPQPGFQPPPYAADPYAGANQGYGGYNPEDPEVKGFDFTEQSIRKGFIRKVYSILMVQLVITMGFIALMCYEPKTKDFVQKTPSLFIVALVVMIVAMITLACCGEVRRKAPINYIMLFIFTIAEGFLLGVSSSHYRQDAVLMAVGITAAVCLALTLFAFQTKYDFTMMGGILLVAVIILLVFGIVAIFVQNKIVQLVYASLGALIFSIYLIYDTQLMMGGKHKYSISPEEYVFAALNLYLDIINIFMYILAIIGSSRD